One genomic region from Cardiocondyla obscurior isolate alpha-2009 linkage group LG01, Cobs3.1, whole genome shotgun sequence encodes:
- the LOC139104102 gene encoding mevalonate kinase-like, translating to MIKFEISAPGKVILFGEHAVVYGKTAVATSLNLRTTLRFTELTSSADFKHSIKIEFPNINLLIVVPLSAFLNYFFNDNFTYLPENSVHLHNHVKDFVESIADLLKKNDDKDIINRQKSSLRAFFYLLSCTIFNEELNIKDTSFHVYVSTNFSVGAGLGSSASFAVCLAGCFLHWSNLQKDKRNTFISDLDKISKYALDSEKIMHESPSGIDNSICTYGSMIRFENRKLVDMLQDVPKLNILLVNSGIVRNTKDLVKRVADVKNTSLTTFNSILDSIDDIAKNGWKTFNNMSSEGEDSKNPKWYSKLKTLIDTNQKLLHTLGVSHTQLDTICQLANKHSYSSKLTGAGGGGYVFVLLPPNEDEQSIISLINDLIEHGFDKFVRTSLGGNGVRLEE from the exons ATGATCAAGTTCGAAATATCTGCACCGGGTAAAGTGATTTTATTTGGAGAACACGCGGTGGTGTATGGGAAAACTGCAGTAGCAACTAGCTTAAACTTACGTACCACTCTTAGATTCACCGAACTGACCAGTTCAGCAGACTTCAAGCATAGTATTAAAATAGAGTTTCCTAATATCAATTTACTTATTGTTGTTCCTTTAAGCGcatttttgaattatttttttaacgataatttcACTTATCTACCGGAAAACAGTGTTCATTTACATAATCACGTGAAAGACTTTGTTGAGTCAATCGCggacttattaaaaaaaaacgatgacAAGGATATTATTAACAGGCAAAAATCAAGTTTACGAGCGTTTTTTTACTTGCTTAGTTGCACCATTTTCAATGAAGAGCTCAATATTAAAGATACTTCCTTCCACGTGTATGTGTCCACCAATTTTTCGGTTGGGGCTGGTTTAGGCAGCTCGGCATCGTTTGCGGTATGCCTTGCAGGGTGTTTTTTACATTGGTCAAACTTGCaaaaagacaaaagaaatACGTTTATTAGTGATcttgataaaatttcaaagtaCGCTTTAGACAGCGAAAAAATTATGCACGAGTCTCCATCTGGAATCGACAATAGCATATGCACGTATGGTTCGATGATAAGATTCGAAAACAGAAAGCTAGTAGATATGCTACAAGACGTACCGAAACTGAACATTCTGTTAGTCAATTCGGGTATTGTTCGAAACACAAAAGATCTAGTGAAACGAGTGGCAGACGTAAAAAATACATCTCTTACGACTTTCAATTCCATCTTGGATAGCATCGATGATATAGCAAAAAATGGTTGGAAAACGTTCAATAACATGAGCAGCGAAGGCGAAGACTCTAAGAATCCAAAGTGGTACTCAAAATTAAAG ACTCTTATTGACAcgaatcaaaaattattacacacaTTAGGTGTGTCACATACGCAATTAGATACGATTTGCCAATTAGCAAATAAACATTCATATTCATCGAAACTTACGGGTGCTGGTGGAGGTGGATATGTATTCGTTTTGCTGCCACCGAACGAGGATGAGCaaagtattatttctttgataaaCGATTTAATAG
- the LOC139104077 gene encoding probable dolichyl pyrophosphate Man9GlcNAc2 alpha-1,3-glucosyltransferase isoform X1, giving the protein MQGKLQLASIISLAVLLRCCVMYHPHSGENNPPMYGDYEAQRHWQEITVNLPVDKWYVNTTDNDLQYWGLDYPPLTAYHSFLLGLVANRIDPSFVKLRESKGFESVTHKHFMRLSVLVADILIYLPAVIYFIVNSRSWNNCQLDESNIFKFTRKDFIVFTALIYPGLILIDHGHFQYNCVSLGFFVAAVALIMHNSFVISSVLFVLALNYKQMELYHALPFFFYILGYHTPSKTRSWLYCIRMLACVSFAVLLTFYVIWMPFLKSSDLLFSAVLRLFPFSRGVFEDKVANIWCAFNVVYKLRQVFTNAQLAKICLAVTTCMVLPSCISLYLSPTKKAFILSLINSALAFFLFSFQVHEKSILLVAIPILLYFHNDPLPCFWLLIISHFSMLPLFINDKLYLAYFGTIVFYFFAVSWIWADLFYETNSVLNKDNSKSKARLKQRKKSNVFLDLLNYNKRSWLLVAFYGSILGALVLSVFSKFVKPPERYPDLFSLLVSIYSCGHFLIFFIYFNYIQLFVLRKEIVSKVKSH; this is encoded by the coding sequence ATGCAGGGAAAGTTGCAGCTCGCTTCGATCATCTCTCTTGCCGTTCTTTTGAGATGCTGTGTTATGTATCATCCCCATAGTGGAGAGAACAATCCTCCTATGTATGGAGACTACGAGGCTCAACGGCACTGGCAGGAGATTACCGTGAATCTACCTGTTGACAAGTGGTACGTCAATACCACGGACAATGATCTGCAGTATTGGGGCCTAGATTATCCCCCTTTAACAGCATATCACAGTTTTCTATTAGGCCTGGTTGCAAATAGAATAGACCCTTCTTTTGTGAAACTGAGAGAATCCAAGGGATTCGAAAGCGTAACGCACAAGCACTTTATGAGACTGTCTGTATTAGTtgcagatattttaatttacttgccAGCGGTTATATACTTTATAGTCAATTCACGCTCGTGGAACAATTGCCAGCTTGACGAGTCtaatatattcaaatttaCAAGGAAAGACTTTATCGTTTTTACGGCACTGATTTATCCAGGTTTGATATTGATAGACCACGGACATTTTCAATACAATTGCGTGTCACTGGGTTTCTTTGTCGCCGCCGTAGCTCTTATAATGCACAATTCATTTGTCATTAGCTCGGTTTTATTTGTCCTAGCGTTAAACTATAAACAAATGGAGTTGTATCACGCTCTGCCGTTTTTCTTCTATATACTCGGATATCATACACCGAGCAAAACGAGGTCCTGGCTCTACTGTATTCGCATGCTTGCATGTGTGTCCTTTGCGGTACTGTTAACGTTCTACGTTATCTGGATGCCATTTCTCAAAAGCAGCGACTTGCTTTTTAGCGCGGTACTTAGACTGTTCCCCTTTTCCAGAGGTGTATTCGAGGACAAAGTTGCCAATATCTGGTGCGCGTTTAACGTTGTCTACAAATTACGGCAGGTTTTCACAAATGCGCAATTAGCTAAGATCTGCTTAGCGGTGACAACATGCATGGTTCTACCCAGTTGCATCAGTCTATATTTATCACCTACGAAAAAAGCATTTATACTATCTTTGATAAACTCCGCTCTAGCATTCTTCCTTTTCTCGTTTCAAGTTCACGAGAAATCCATTCTCTTGGTCGCTATTCCGATTTTATTGTACTTTCACAATGATCCTCTCCCTTGCTTCTGGCTCTTGATAATTTCGCATTTTAGTATGCTGCCGTTGTTTATAAACGATAAACTGTACCTTGCTTATTTTGGtacaattgttttttatttttttgccgTCTCTTGGATATGGGCCGACCTATTTTATGAAACAAACAGCGTCTTAAATAAGGACAACTCAAAATCGAAAGCTAGGCTAAAACAacgtaaaaaaagtaatgttttcttagatttattaaattataacaaaagaTCCTGGCTCCTCGTCGCGTTTTATGGATCTATTTTAGGTGCGTTGGTTCTGTCTGTTTTCAGTAAATTTGTAAAACCTCCTGAGAGATACCCGGATCTTTTTTCACTTTTGGTATCGATATATTCATGCGgtcatttcttaatttttttcatatatttcaattacatTCAGCTATTTGTATTAAGAAAAGAGATTGTAAGTAAAGTAAAGTCACATTAA
- the LOC139104077 gene encoding uncharacterized protein isoform X2: MCGEEYIQNKLFEELDAVYVHVEDQSDGCGAKFSITIVSDLFQGKTILHRHRLVYGALEEELKKIHAISITALTPEEHVEKTKN, from the exons ATGTGTGGCGAGGAGTACATTCAAAACAAACTGTTCGAGGAACTGGATGCGGTATATGTG CATGTAGAGGATCAGTCCGACGGTTGCGGtgctaaattttcaataactATCGTCTCTGACTTATTCCAAGGAAAGACTATACTGCATCGGCATAG ACTTGTATATGGAGCGTTGGAAGAAGAActgaaaaaaattcatgctaTTTCAATAACAGCATTAACGCCAGAAGAACATgtggaaaaaacgaaaaactgA